A single window of Martelella sp. NC20 DNA harbors:
- a CDS encoding aminodeoxychorismate synthase component I → MTREPRAIFSDDLSGRMLTFRAPGDVIIAETAGEVIPALRRMEALRASGHFLAGYMSYEAGFLLDPALAGFAPERPDLPFLCFGVFDAPEQAAPPACHPEAEFLTDIRPAWGFDHYRPRFDRLHAHLMAGDCYQGNLTFPVHARWSGDPLKAFHGLARRQPVRYAAYIDLAGPRILSRSPELFFQTDAGGMIETHPMKGTAPRGKTTNEDEAIVAAMREDDKMLAENCMIVDLLRNDMSRIAEPGSVHVPGLFEIETYPTLHQMVSRVRARLRPDATLEAIFSALFPCGSITGAPKISAMKILHGLESGQRGAYCGAIGHIAPDGAMQFNVAIRTLTLYDDGRATFNVGGGIVLDSTAADEYEEALLKARFAASTPLIAAV, encoded by the coding sequence ATGACGCGCGAACCGCGAGCCATCTTTTCCGACGATCTTTCGGGCCGGATGCTCACGTTTCGCGCGCCCGGGGACGTCATCATCGCCGAAACCGCAGGGGAAGTCATTCCCGCCCTGCGGCGGATGGAGGCACTCCGGGCATCCGGCCACTTTCTGGCGGGCTACATGTCCTACGAGGCGGGCTTTCTGCTCGACCCCGCGCTTGCGGGCTTTGCGCCGGAAAGGCCGGACCTGCCGTTTCTCTGCTTCGGCGTCTTCGACGCGCCGGAGCAGGCCGCTCCGCCGGCGTGCCACCCCGAAGCCGAGTTCCTGACGGATATCCGGCCCGCCTGGGGCTTTGACCACTATCGCCCGCGCTTTGACCGTCTGCATGCCCATCTGATGGCCGGCGATTGTTATCAGGGCAATCTGACCTTTCCGGTCCATGCCCGTTGGAGCGGCGATCCGCTCAAAGCCTTTCACGGGCTCGCCCGGCGACAGCCGGTGCGCTATGCCGCCTATATCGATCTTGCCGGCCCGCGCATCCTGTCGCGCTCGCCGGAACTGTTCTTCCAGACCGACGCTGGCGGCATGATCGAGACCCACCCGATGAAAGGCACCGCCCCGCGCGGCAAAACCACGAACGAGGATGAAGCTATCGTCGCGGCGATGCGCGAGGACGACAAGATGCTGGCCGAAAACTGCATGATCGTCGACCTGCTTCGAAACGATATGTCCAGGATCGCCGAGCCGGGCTCCGTCCATGTTCCGGGACTGTTCGAGATCGAGACCTATCCGACGCTGCATCAGATGGTCAGCAGGGTGCGCGCCAGGCTGCGCCCGGATGCCACGCTCGAGGCGATTTTCAGCGCGCTGTTTCCCTGCGGGTCGATAACCGGCGCGCCGAAGATTTCCGCGATGAAGATCCTGCACGGGCTGGAAAGCGGCCAGCGCGGCGCCTATTGCGGGGCGATCGGCCATATCGCGCCGGACGGCGCGATGCAGTTCAATGTGGCAATCCGTACGCTGACGCTCTACGATGACGGGCGGGCGACTTTCAATGTCGGCGGCGGCATCGTGCTGGATTCGACGGCCGCCGACGAATATGAAGAGGCCCTGCTGAAAGCCCGTTTCGCCGCCTCAACACCCCTTATTGCAGCCGTCTAG
- the lpxK gene encoding tetraacyldisaccharide 4'-kinase, with protein sequence MKKTTRAFWWKRGHPLSLLLLPVSWIYAAIAGRRMARADGARAGVPVLCVGNFTVGGTGKTPVAEALARAARETGRRPGFLLRGYGGKVDGAVLVDPARHSFRDVGDEALMLSRLAPVAVSPARADAAALLEQAGVDFIIMDDGLQSGRLKPDFAVAVVDARRGFGNGRCLPAGPLRAVLAIQLSKVNAVLLNGVGGEEAAVRSAARHAYRPVEVLHQKPVAGGDDLSGKDVLAYAGIGDPEKFFATLEGLGAKVRRAVALADHQPISEALARSLLADAGALLPVTTAKDMARLQGVSGSAVSTLREKSRVVEIAAVFEKRSMPATMVMATLDAFRHRPEPDAARR encoded by the coding sequence ATGAAGAAAACGACACGGGCCTTCTGGTGGAAGCGCGGCCATCCCTTGAGCCTGCTTCTGCTTCCCGTCTCCTGGATCTACGCCGCGATCGCCGGTCGCCGGATGGCGCGGGCGGATGGCGCGCGGGCCGGGGTGCCGGTCCTGTGCGTTGGCAATTTCACCGTCGGCGGGACCGGCAAGACCCCCGTGGCCGAGGCGCTGGCGCGGGCAGCGCGCGAAACCGGCAGGCGGCCGGGCTTTCTGCTGCGCGGCTATGGCGGCAAGGTCGATGGGGCGGTGCTGGTCGATCCGGCGCGTCACAGCTTCCGCGATGTCGGCGACGAGGCGCTGATGCTGTCGCGGCTGGCGCCGGTCGCGGTCTCGCCAGCACGGGCGGATGCGGCGGCGCTTCTGGAGCAGGCAGGCGTCGATTTCATCATCATGGATGACGGGTTGCAGAGCGGGCGGCTGAAGCCCGATTTCGCGGTCGCGGTGGTCGATGCCAGGCGCGGCTTCGGCAATGGCCGGTGCCTGCCGGCGGGTCCGCTGCGGGCCGTGCTGGCGATCCAGCTTTCGAAGGTTAACGCGGTGCTCCTGAACGGCGTCGGCGGCGAGGAGGCGGCGGTGCGCAGTGCTGCCCGCCACGCCTATCGGCCGGTCGAGGTGCTGCATCAGAAGCCGGTGGCCGGCGGCGATGACCTCAGCGGCAAGGATGTGCTCGCCTATGCCGGCATCGGTGACCCGGAGAAGTTTTTCGCAACGCTCGAAGGCCTTGGAGCCAAGGTGCGCCGGGCCGTCGCCCTGGCCGATCACCAGCCGATCTCCGAGGCGTTGGCGCGTTCTCTGCTTGCCGATGCCGGGGCCTTGCTGCCGGTGACGACCGCAAAGGACATGGCCCGGCTTCAGGGCGTCAGCGGGTCGGCCGTATCGACGTTGCGCGAAAAGAGCCGCGTGGTCGAGATCGCCGCGGTTTTCGAGAAACGGAGCATGCCCGCCACAATGGTCATGGCCACGCTCGATGCGTTTCGTCACCGTCCGGAGCCCGACGCCGCCAGGCGGTGA
- a CDS encoding M3 family oligoendopeptidase produces the protein MFNPRFSSLPVDGAPGRAEEPELGALPEWELSHLYPSATSSEFAGDFDDAARKARVFCERWKGKLADAATKSGDDGLGAATEAYEAIGETLGRLGSFAGLSYYANAADPALRKLYGDTSTRITEIYADLLFFELELNRLSEEAIEKALAGDPRFARYQPWVLDLRKEKPHQLDDRLEQLFMEKSTTGSQAFNRLFDQTMDKMRFTVDGEEMPLEKALNLLSDAREPVRRKAAEALAATFKDNLATFSLIMNTVAKDTEINSRWHAFEDIADSRHLSNRVEREVVDALSEAVRDAYPRLSHRYYAMKAKWLGMDQMNYWDRNAPLPDTAERVIAWEEARDTVLSAYGAFSPEMGGIARRFFDENWIDAPIRPGKRTGAFAHPTVPSAHPYVLVNYLGKPRDVMTLAHELGHGVHQVLAAKQGALMCSTPLTLAETASVFGEMLTFRALLANTEDKATRKAMLAQKVEDMINTVVRQIAFYQFERKVHTARREGELTEDQISGMWMSVQGESLGPAIKLADGYETYWSYVPHFIHSPFYVYAYAFGDCLVNSLYAVYQNAESGFQDKYFDMLTAGGTKHHSELLKPFGLDAADPAFWGKGLSMIEGLIDELEALD, from the coding sequence ATGTTCAATCCCCGTTTCTCCTCTCTTCCCGTCGATGGCGCCCCCGGCCGGGCGGAAGAACCGGAACTTGGCGCACTGCCCGAATGGGAGCTGTCGCATCTCTATCCAAGCGCGACCTCATCCGAATTTGCCGGCGATTTCGATGACGCCGCCAGAAAGGCGCGCGTTTTCTGTGAACGCTGGAAGGGGAAACTGGCAGACGCCGCAACCAAGTCCGGCGATGACGGGCTTGGCGCTGCGACCGAGGCCTATGAGGCAATCGGCGAAACGCTCGGCAGGCTCGGCTCGTTTGCCGGCCTTTCCTATTATGCCAATGCCGCCGATCCGGCGCTGCGCAAGCTCTACGGCGACACCTCGACCCGCATCACCGAAATCTATGCCGATCTGCTGTTCTTCGAACTCGAACTGAACCGGCTTTCCGAGGAGGCCATCGAAAAGGCGCTTGCGGGCGATCCGCGCTTTGCCCGCTACCAGCCCTGGGTGCTGGATCTCCGAAAGGAAAAGCCGCACCAGCTCGACGACCGGCTCGAACAGCTCTTCATGGAAAAGTCGACCACCGGCAGCCAGGCCTTCAACCGGCTGTTCGACCAGACCATGGACAAGATGCGCTTTACCGTCGATGGCGAGGAGATGCCGCTTGAAAAAGCGCTCAACCTGCTCTCCGACGCCAGGGAACCGGTGCGCCGCAAGGCAGCCGAGGCGCTTGCCGCCACCTTCAAGGACAATCTGGCGACCTTCTCGCTGATCATGAACACGGTTGCCAAGGATACCGAGATCAACAGCCGCTGGCACGCCTTCGAGGACATCGCCGACAGCCGCCACCTTTCCAACCGCGTCGAACGTGAGGTGGTGGATGCGCTGAGCGAGGCGGTGCGCGATGCCTATCCGCGGCTTTCCCATCGCTATTACGCGATGAAGGCGAAATGGCTCGGCATGGACCAGATGAATTACTGGGACCGCAACGCGCCGCTGCCCGATACCGCCGAACGCGTGATCGCGTGGGAGGAGGCGCGCGATACCGTGCTTTCGGCCTATGGCGCGTTCTCGCCGGAAATGGGCGGCATCGCCCGCCGGTTCTTCGATGAAAACTGGATCGACGCGCCGATCCGGCCCGGCAAGCGCACCGGTGCCTTCGCGCACCCGACCGTGCCCTCCGCCCACCCTTACGTGCTGGTCAACTATCTCGGCAAGCCGCGCGACGTGATGACGCTCGCCCACGAACTGGGCCACGGCGTTCATCAGGTGCTGGCCGCCAAGCAGGGCGCGCTGATGTGCTCGACGCCGCTGACGCTCGCGGAGACCGCCTCCGTGTTCGGCGAAATGCTGACCTTCCGCGCCCTGCTTGCAAACACCGAGGACAAGGCGACGCGCAAGGCGATGCTGGCGCAGAAGGTCGAGGACATGATCAACACGGTGGTGCGCCAGATCGCCTTCTACCAGTTCGAGCGCAAGGTCCACACCGCGCGCCGCGAGGGCGAATTGACCGAGGACCAGATCTCCGGGATGTGGATGTCGGTTCAGGGCGAAAGCCTCGGCCCGGCGATCAAGCTCGCCGATGGCTACGAGACCTATTGGAGCTATGTGCCCCACTTCATCCACTCGCCGTTCTATGTCTATGCCTATGCCTTCGGCGACTGCCTGGTGAACTCGCTCTACGCCGTCTACCAGAATGCCGAGAGCGGCTTCCAGGACAAGTATTTCGACATGCTGACCGCCGGCGGCACCAAGCATCACTCCGAACTGCTGAAGCCGTTCGGGCTCGATGCCGCAGACCCCGCCTTCTGGGGCAAGGGCCTGTCGATGATCGAAGGGCTGATCGACGAGCTTGAAGCGCTCGACTGA
- a CDS encoding YciI family protein — protein sequence MILISLTYIQPLEEVDKHFDGHIAWLSRYYETGVFVASGRKVPRTGGVIMARGTMEAVEEICREDPFVSEGVASFELTEVNFTRTLPSLEGLKDGG from the coding sequence ATGATCCTGATTTCCCTCACCTATATCCAGCCGCTCGAAGAGGTGGACAAGCACTTCGACGGTCATATCGCCTGGCTGAGCCGCTATTATGAAACCGGGGTTTTCGTCGCCTCGGGCCGCAAGGTGCCGCGCACCGGCGGCGTGATCATGGCGCGCGGAACGATGGAGGCGGTCGAAGAGATCTGCCGCGAAGACCCGTTCGTCTCGGAAGGCGTCGCCAGCTTCGAATTGACCGAAGTGAATTTCACGCGCACCCTTCCCTCCCTTGAAGGCCTGAAGGATGGCGGCTGA
- the ppa gene encoding inorganic diphosphatase, whose translation MRIEAIAIGKNPPDDINVIVEVPIGGQPIKYEMDKEAGVLVVDRFLYTPMMYPGNYGFVPHTLSDDGDPIDVLICNFRPLMPGCVINVRPIGVMMMEDNSGKDEKIIAVPSRDLSARFDKVEDYTDIPEIQLKQIEHFFEHYKDLEPGKWVKIFGWHGVDEAKKLIVEAIERAKSQKG comes from the coding sequence ATGCGTATTGAAGCGATTGCGATCGGCAAGAACCCGCCCGACGATATCAATGTTATCGTCGAAGTCCCGATCGGCGGCCAGCCGATCAAATACGAGATGGACAAGGAAGCCGGCGTTCTCGTCGTTGACCGCTTTCTCTATACGCCGATGATGTATCCCGGCAATTACGGCTTCGTTCCGCATACGCTCTCCGACGATGGCGACCCGATCGACGTGCTGATCTGCAATTTCCGCCCGCTGATGCCCGGCTGCGTCATCAATGTCCGCCCGATCGGCGTGATGATGATGGAAGACAATTCCGGCAAGGACGAGAAGATCATCGCCGTGCCGTCGCGCGATCTCAGCGCCCGTTTCGACAAGGTCGAGGATTACACCGACATTCCGGAGATCCAGCTCAAGCAGATCGAGCACTTCTTCGAGCACTACAAGGATCTCGAGCCCGGAAAATGGGTCAAGATCTTCGGCTGGCACGGCGTCGACGAGGCCAAGAAGCTGATCGTCGAGGCGATCGAACGCGCGAAGTCCCAGAAGGGCTGA
- a CDS encoding heme-dependent oxidative N-demethylase family protein: MAAERQALRLMPYGRAYKPFSIGLSALDPDKWLEPGDDLGRYLAEKQRLLATRRDEIFRADDDSLDAAREALALIAGHLEARHADIYRRDGNNLHFLDHTVALDDPSVPPLLTAGMLIEDDLAILINRDGSWHLSAGFVAFPSSWSLAEKAGRPMEEVHADVPGFNAGTRNAALVARIFDNLKPGLPAERFNWSFKGSDALAMPVSKHLPEDPFRPVRPIAANFMRVERQTLTRLSGTGAILFTIRIYTDPVEAIQRRPERRAMAAAMTGQLAGLSAEERAYKGMQDADIAALIAWLDTLLR; encoded by the coding sequence ATGGCGGCTGAACGGCAAGCCCTGCGGCTGATGCCCTATGGCCGCGCCTACAAGCCGTTCTCGATCGGCCTCTCCGCGCTCGACCCTGACAAATGGCTGGAGCCCGGCGACGATCTCGGACGCTATCTTGCCGAAAAGCAGCGCCTGCTGGCGACCCGTCGCGACGAAATCTTCCGCGCCGACGACGACAGCCTCGATGCCGCCCGCGAGGCGCTGGCGCTGATCGCCGGCCACCTCGAGGCGCGCCATGCCGACATCTACCGCCGTGATGGCAACAACCTGCATTTTCTCGATCATACCGTTGCACTTGACGACCCGTCGGTCCCGCCGCTTTTGACCGCGGGCATGCTGATCGAGGATGATCTGGCGATCCTGATCAATCGCGACGGAAGCTGGCATCTTTCGGCGGGCTTTGTCGCCTTTCCCTCGTCCTGGTCGCTTGCCGAAAAGGCCGGCCGGCCGATGGAGGAAGTGCATGCCGATGTGCCCGGTTTCAATGCGGGCACCCGCAACGCCGCGCTGGTTGCCCGGATTTTCGACAATCTGAAGCCGGGCCTGCCCGCCGAGCGCTTCAACTGGTCGTTCAAGGGCTCCGACGCGCTCGCCATGCCGGTTTCCAAACACCTGCCGGAGGATCCGTTCCGCCCCGTCCGTCCGATCGCGGCCAATTTCATGCGGGTCGAACGCCAGACGCTGACGCGGCTTTCCGGAACGGGCGCTATCCTGTTCACCATCCGCATCTACACCGACCCGGTCGAGGCCATTCAGCGCCGTCCCGAACGCAGGGCGATGGCCGCCGCCATGACCGGGCAACTCGCCGGGCTGAGCGCCGAGGAACGCGCCTACAAGGGCATGCAGGACGCCGATATCGCGGCGCTGATCGCCTGGCTCGACACTCTTTTGCGCTGA
- the waaA gene encoding lipid IV(A) 3-deoxy-D-manno-octulosonic acid transferase: MSGISIWLARNTYRLGGILGYPLLRPILYHRVRRGKEERSRLGERFGRADRQRPEGPLVWIHAASVGETLAVTSLVQNIHEFGITVLLTTGTVTSARLASERFGDTIIHQYVPLDALPAVTRFLDHWRPDLAINVETEVWPVTIAELAKRKIAQIVVNGRISDRSFERWMQRRELARTMFSRFSLVMAQTELDAERFADLGALHVSVTGNLKVDRSAPPVDDDVLETLKTEIGARPVWAAISTFDGEEKNAADVHAALKESHPGLLTIIVPRHPDRGDALAALFSADGLSVKRRSLGERPDEATDIYLGDTIGDMGLYLRLTDIAFVGRSMTARGGQNPLEPAMLGTAILTGQHVDNFRDTYRQLRQRGAVRAVDDPQALLQSVDLLLRDEAAREHMIAAGYAGVRDMRGALIRTMKGLERYLAPLILEARFSARPKTVAEKKRLPIVPERLPDQNLRKALN, translated from the coding sequence ATATCAGGCATTTCTATTTGGTTGGCCCGCAACACCTACCGACTTGGCGGGATTCTCGGCTATCCGCTGTTACGGCCGATCCTCTATCATCGCGTCAGGCGCGGCAAGGAGGAGCGAAGCCGCCTGGGTGAGCGCTTCGGCCGCGCCGACCGGCAAAGACCGGAAGGTCCGCTCGTCTGGATACACGCGGCAAGTGTGGGCGAAACGCTCGCCGTCACGTCGCTCGTCCAGAATATCCACGAATTCGGCATCACCGTTCTACTGACCACCGGCACCGTTACATCCGCGCGACTGGCCTCGGAACGTTTCGGGGACACGATCATCCATCAATATGTCCCGCTTGATGCATTGCCAGCGGTAACACGCTTTCTCGATCACTGGCGTCCGGACCTTGCGATCAACGTCGAAACCGAGGTCTGGCCGGTCACGATCGCGGAACTTGCCAAGCGCAAGATCGCGCAGATTGTCGTCAATGGACGGATTTCGGATCGCTCGTTCGAGCGCTGGATGCAGCGCCGTGAGCTTGCCCGCACGATGTTCTCGCGGTTCTCGCTGGTCATGGCGCAGACGGAGCTCGATGCCGAGCGCTTTGCCGATCTCGGGGCGCTGCATGTCTCGGTTACCGGCAATCTCAAGGTTGACCGCAGCGCGCCGCCCGTCGATGATGATGTCCTGGAGACCCTGAAGACCGAAATCGGCGCGCGTCCGGTCTGGGCGGCGATCTCGACCTTTGACGGCGAGGAAAAAAATGCCGCCGACGTGCATGCCGCGCTCAAGGAAAGCCATCCCGGTCTCCTGACCATCATCGTTCCCCGTCATCCCGATCGCGGCGATGCGCTGGCCGCGCTGTTTTCGGCCGACGGGCTTTCGGTCAAGCGCCGCTCGCTCGGCGAACGCCCGGACGAGGCGACCGACATCTATCTCGGCGACACGATCGGCGATATGGGGCTTTATCTCCGCCTCACCGATATTGCCTTCGTCGGCCGCTCGATGACGGCACGCGGCGGCCAGAACCCGCTGGAACCCGCCATGCTTGGAACCGCGATCCTGACGGGTCAGCATGTCGACAATTTCCGCGATACCTATCGTCAGTTGCGTCAACGCGGCGCGGTGCGCGCCGTCGACGATCCGCAAGCGCTGCTGCAATCGGTCGATCTTCTTTTGCGTGACGAGGCCGCGCGCGAGCACATGATCGCCGCCGGCTATGCCGGGGTGCGCGACATGCGCGGCGCGCTGATCCGCACCATGAAGGGGCTCGAGCGCTATCTTGCGCCGCTTATTCTCGAAGCCCGGTTCTCCGCGCGTCCGAAGACCGTGGCCGAAAAGAAACGCCTGCCGATTGTTCCGGAGCGGCTGCCCGACCAGAATTTGCGCAAGGCGCTGAATTGA
- a CDS encoding homospermidine synthase has protein sequence MQQEFPIHAEITGPIVMIGFGSIGRGALPLIERHFRFDKSRMVIIDPNDAHANLAANHGVRFIHAAVTRDNYEELLEPLLTEGEGQGFCVNLSVDTSSLDLMKLCRSLGVLYIDTVIEPWLGFYFDESHGNAERTNYALRETVRKEKHRNPGGTTAVSCCGANPGMVSWFVKQALVNVARETGASFAEPAADDREGWAALMQETGVKGIHIAERDTQRSKFLRPPNVFWNTWSVEGFVAEGMQPAELGWGTHEKWMPKNAREHKKGCKAAIYLEQPGANTRVRSWCPTPGPQYGFLVTHNESISIADYFTVTNDKDKVVYRPTCHYAYHPADVAVLSLDEMFGNGGTPQKEMLVLEEADILTGIDELGVLLYGHDKNAYWYGSRLSMEETRNLVPYQNATALQVTSAVMAGMVWALENPEAGIVEADEMDYRRCLEIQMPYLGPVEGHYTDWTPLTGRQTFFEEKKDEKDPWQFKNILVQF, from the coding sequence ATGCAGCAGGAATTCCCGATCCACGCCGAAATCACCGGCCCCATCGTCATGATCGGCTTCGGGTCCATCGGTCGCGGCGCATTGCCGCTGATCGAACGGCATTTCCGTTTCGACAAGTCGCGCATGGTCATCATCGACCCGAACGACGCCCACGCAAATCTCGCCGCCAATCACGGTGTGCGCTTCATCCACGCGGCGGTGACCAGGGACAATTACGAGGAATTGCTGGAGCCCCTGCTCACCGAGGGCGAAGGCCAGGGCTTCTGCGTCAACCTTTCGGTCGACACTTCCTCGCTCGACCTGATGAAGCTCTGCCGTTCGCTCGGCGTGCTCTATATCGACACCGTGATCGAACCCTGGCTCGGCTTCTATTTCGACGAGAGCCACGGCAATGCCGAGCGCACCAATTATGCGCTGCGTGAGACCGTGCGCAAGGAAAAGCACAGGAACCCCGGCGGCACCACCGCCGTTTCCTGCTGCGGCGCCAATCCCGGCATGGTGTCCTGGTTCGTCAAGCAGGCGCTTGTCAATGTCGCCCGCGAGACCGGCGCGAGCTTCGCCGAACCCGCCGCCGATGACCGCGAGGGCTGGGCGGCGCTGATGCAGGAAACCGGCGTCAAGGGCATTCACATTGCCGAACGCGACACCCAGCGCTCGAAATTCCTGCGCCCGCCGAACGTGTTCTGGAACACCTGGTCGGTGGAAGGTTTCGTTGCCGAAGGCATGCAGCCGGCCGAACTCGGCTGGGGCACCCACGAAAAATGGATGCCGAAAAACGCCAGGGAACACAAGAAGGGCTGCAAGGCCGCGATCTATCTGGAACAGCCCGGCGCCAATACCAGGGTCAGAAGCTGGTGCCCGACGCCGGGCCCGCAATACGGCTTCCTCGTCACCCACAACGAGTCGATCTCGATCGCCGATTATTTCACGGTGACCAACGACAAGGACAAGGTGGTCTACCGCCCGACCTGCCATTACGCCTACCACCCCGCCGATGTCGCCGTGCTCTCGCTGGACGAGATGTTCGGCAATGGCGGCACGCCCCAGAAGGAAATGCTCGTTCTCGAGGAAGCCGATATCCTGACCGGTATCGATGAACTCGGCGTGCTGCTCTACGGCCACGACAAGAATGCCTACTGGTACGGTTCGCGGCTTTCGATGGAGGAGACCCGCAATCTGGTGCCCTACCAGAACGCGACCGCGCTGCAGGTGACTTCCGCTGTCATGGCCGGCATGGTCTGGGCGCTCGAAAACCCCGAGGCCGGCATCGTCGAGGCCGACGAGATGGATTACCGCCGCTGCCTCGAAATCCAGATGCCCTATCTCGGCCCGGTCGAGGGTCACTACACCGACTGGACCCCGCTCACCGGCCGCCAGACCTTCTTCGAGGAAAAGAAGGACGAAAAGGACCCGTGGCAGTTCAAGAATATTCTGGTTCAGTTCTGA
- a CDS encoding GNAT family N-acetyltransferase, giving the protein MRILSSDVRPAETADAEKIARVHWLAWHQVYAGILPHRALHDMISRRNIAWWKSAIASEETLLVLEVQGQPVGYASVGLNRVKALPQEGEIYEIYLLPEYQGLGFGRVLFAEARRLLASLGCKGTICWCFDALDHAGIFFTALGGKPFAFAEEEHGGKVLGKVSYIWE; this is encoded by the coding sequence ATGAGGATATTATCCAGCGACGTGCGGCCCGCAGAGACGGCCGACGCCGAGAAAATCGCAAGGGTGCACTGGCTGGCATGGCATCAGGTCTATGCCGGCATCCTTCCTCACCGTGCGCTTCATGATATGATTTCACGCCGCAATATCGCCTGGTGGAAGAGCGCGATCGCCAGCGAGGAGACGCTGCTGGTGCTGGAGGTTCAGGGCCAGCCGGTCGGCTATGCCAGCGTCGGCCTCAATCGCGTCAAGGCGCTGCCCCAGGAAGGCGAGATCTACGAGATCTATCTTCTGCCGGAATATCAGGGGCTTGGCTTCGGCCGGGTGCTGTTTGCCGAAGCCCGCCGGCTGCTCGCCTCGCTCGGCTGCAAGGGCACGATCTGCTGGTGTTTCGACGCGCTCGATCACGCCGGCATCTTCTTTACAGCGCTCGGCGGCAAGCCCTTCGCCTTCGCCGAGGAAGAGCATGGCGGCAAGGTGCTCGGCAAGGTTTCCTATATCTGGGAATGA